One Nitrospira sp. DNA window includes the following coding sequences:
- a CDS encoding dolichol-phosphate mannosyltransferase, with translation MNETAIQRPLLVAIIVPVYNGGPGLACCLSALVAARNSVHHELIVVDNGSTDGSVAIASGFGARVLHCPGPSGPGAARNAGAAATDADILVFVDADVVVSPDAVSKLVAHFHKDSGVAAVFGSYDDSPGAENFLSQYKNLLHHFTHQQGNREARTFWGGCGAVLKKIFDELGGFDQRRYPKPSIEDIELGFRLHSRGYRIVLDPSIQVKHLKEWRMGSLLRADIFYRAIPWAQLILERQGLVNDLNLKTSQRISAGLVGGILVLVPAALLHPAIWFLIIGLLGVFLALNRDLFAFFLRRKGLLFAAATVPMHMLYFLYSAATFTVMWGGHVARARNAGKRMKQTG, from the coding sequence GTGAATGAGACAGCGATCCAACGGCCCTTGCTGGTGGCGATCATCGTTCCCGTATACAATGGTGGCCCAGGGTTGGCCTGTTGCCTTTCGGCGCTTGTCGCCGCTCGGAATTCCGTCCATCATGAATTGATCGTCGTGGATAACGGGTCTACGGATGGCTCGGTGGCGATCGCTTCCGGCTTCGGCGCTCGGGTGTTGCACTGCCCAGGTCCATCAGGTCCGGGCGCGGCGAGGAATGCGGGAGCCGCAGCGACCGATGCGGATATCCTTGTTTTCGTGGACGCCGACGTGGTGGTGTCTCCCGATGCCGTTTCTAAACTGGTCGCGCACTTTCACAAGGACTCCGGGGTTGCCGCCGTGTTTGGATCGTATGATGACAGCCCGGGTGCCGAGAATTTTCTCTCCCAGTACAAGAATCTCCTGCACCATTTCACTCACCAACAAGGGAATCGTGAGGCCAGGACTTTCTGGGGTGGATGCGGAGCCGTTCTCAAAAAAATATTTGATGAACTTGGAGGGTTTGACCAACGCCGCTATCCGAAACCGTCCATCGAGGACATTGAACTGGGATTCCGACTGCATTCGCGCGGGTATCGCATCGTGCTGGACCCCTCGATCCAGGTCAAACATCTGAAGGAGTGGCGGATGGGTTCGTTGCTGCGCGCCGATATTTTTTATCGAGCGATCCCGTGGGCGCAACTCATTCTGGAGAGACAGGGACTCGTCAATGACCTGAATTTGAAAACCTCCCAGAGAATCAGTGCAGGACTCGTGGGCGGAATTCTCGTGCTCGTCCCTGCGGCGCTGCTTCATCCCGCGATCTGGTTCCTCATCATCGGGCTGCTTGGAGTCTTTTTGGCATTGAACCGCGATCTGTTCGCATTTTTCCTCCGTCGAAAAGGGCTTCTGTTCGCTGCTGCAACCGTGCCCATGCACATGTTGTATTTCCTCTATAGCGCCGCAACGTTCACTGTGATGTGGGGAGGGCATGTCGCACGAGCACGGAACGCGGGCAAGCGTATGAAGCAGACCGGGTAG
- a CDS encoding UDP-2,3-diacetamido-2,3-dideoxy-D-glucuronic acid 2-epimerase codes for MKVAFVVGARPQFVKAVPVSRALQRAGQKEVLIHTGQHYDYQMSQVFFDEMGLSPPAYNLGVGSGSHGKQTGEMLARIEEVLIAEKPDVTVVYGDTNSTIAGAVASVKLGIPLAHVEAGLRSFNRSMPEEHNRVLTDHCADLLLCPTENAVVNLAREGVTKGVYWVGDTMYDAVLQFSAAARERSRILEKLGLTSREYFLATVHRASNTDTPDVLRSLLTVFQMVDAPVVFPVHPRTRQCLQGEAVPTSNVRMIDPVGYLDMLVLEENARAVLTDSGGVQKEAFFFGVPCITMRTETEWIETVAAGWNVVVGNDCERILAATLKTDWPTSKPPPLFGEGDAATRIVDLLENGLISRSVEYGR; via the coding sequence ATGAAGGTCGCTTTCGTAGTCGGCGCACGCCCGCAGTTCGTGAAGGCCGTACCGGTTTCACGAGCCCTTCAGCGGGCCGGACAGAAAGAGGTCCTCATCCATACCGGCCAACACTATGATTACCAAATGTCCCAGGTGTTTTTCGATGAGATGGGTCTGAGCCCACCGGCCTATAACCTGGGTGTCGGCTCGGGGTCTCACGGAAAGCAGACCGGCGAGATGCTTGCCCGTATCGAAGAAGTGCTGATCGCTGAGAAGCCGGATGTGACGGTGGTCTATGGTGATACCAACTCGACCATTGCCGGTGCAGTGGCGTCGGTCAAACTGGGCATCCCGCTTGCCCATGTTGAGGCCGGGCTACGTTCGTTCAACCGTTCCATGCCTGAAGAGCATAACCGCGTGCTCACCGATCACTGCGCCGATCTTTTGTTATGCCCAACGGAAAATGCCGTGGTGAATTTAGCTCGGGAAGGGGTCACAAAGGGAGTCTACTGGGTGGGCGATACGATGTATGATGCGGTGCTGCAATTTTCAGCGGCGGCGCGTGAACGGTCTCGAATTCTGGAGAAATTGGGACTTACATCACGGGAGTATTTCCTTGCAACCGTCCATCGGGCTTCCAATACGGATACCCCCGATGTCCTTCGAAGCCTTCTGACGGTATTCCAGATGGTCGACGCGCCCGTTGTCTTTCCAGTCCATCCTCGAACTCGACAGTGTCTTCAGGGAGAGGCCGTGCCCACATCGAACGTCCGGATGATCGATCCAGTGGGATATTTGGACATGCTCGTGCTTGAAGAGAATGCGCGAGCGGTATTGACCGATTCAGGAGGCGTTCAGAAAGAAGCGTTCTTCTTTGGAGTGCCTTGCATCACGATGCGGACGGAGACCGAATGGATCGAGACCGTCGCTGCAGGTTGGAATGTCGTCGTCGGCAACGACTGCGAACGCATTCTTGCCGCGACACTCAAAACAGATTGGCCGACGTCGAAGCCGCCCCCTCTGTTTGGGGAGGGTGACGCGGCAACGCGTATCGTCGATCTTCTTGAGAATGGTCTGATATCGAGATCGGTGGAATATGGGAGATAG
- a CDS encoding Gfo/Idh/MocA family oxidoreductase: protein MITDPQIAVIGCGYWGKNLVRNFAQLRVLSVICDEDEKILKAQATLYPQVRATTRFGEVLEDPAVHGIVIATPAAMHYEEAQAALQAGKHVFVEKPLSLRHDQGAELVELSRKTGLTLMVGHILEYHPAVRLLKDLILRKELGRILYIYSNRLNLGKVRQVENILWSFAPHDIAVICSVIGAAPVSVQAMGGTYLQSGVHDVTVTDLEFNGGVRAHIFVSWLHPYKEQKLVVVGDRKMAVFDDTAREGKLKIYDKGIEWKAGLPVPRQTAETTLFFEETEPLRLECEQFVSCIQKGVRPVTDGESALRVLTVLQASQLSLDRGGIPVKLSEITGGGIGA from the coding sequence ATGATTACTGATCCGCAAATTGCCGTCATCGGTTGTGGGTACTGGGGGAAAAACCTGGTCAGAAATTTCGCGCAGTTGCGTGTTCTCAGTGTGATTTGCGATGAGGACGAAAAGATTTTGAAAGCTCAAGCGACGCTCTACCCTCAGGTTCGGGCCACGACACGGTTTGGGGAGGTACTGGAAGATCCGGCGGTTCACGGTATCGTGATCGCCACCCCCGCGGCCATGCACTATGAAGAGGCACAGGCTGCGCTCCAGGCGGGCAAACACGTATTTGTCGAAAAACCGTTGTCTCTGCGGCACGACCAGGGGGCAGAGTTGGTCGAGTTATCCCGGAAAACCGGTCTGACGCTGATGGTGGGACACATTCTGGAGTATCATCCGGCAGTGAGGTTGCTCAAAGACCTGATCCTGCGCAAAGAACTTGGCAGGATTCTCTACATCTATTCGAATCGACTCAATCTCGGCAAGGTCCGGCAGGTGGAAAACATTCTGTGGAGTTTTGCGCCGCACGACATCGCGGTGATCTGTAGTGTGATCGGTGCCGCACCTGTCTCCGTCCAAGCCATGGGGGGCACGTATCTTCAATCTGGTGTGCACGATGTGACCGTTACGGATTTGGAGTTCAACGGAGGGGTGAGGGCGCACATCTTTGTGAGCTGGCTGCATCCCTATAAGGAGCAGAAACTTGTGGTCGTCGGCGATCGCAAGATGGCCGTGTTCGATGACACGGCCCGAGAAGGGAAACTCAAGATCTATGACAAGGGGATCGAATGGAAGGCGGGACTCCCCGTTCCCCGACAAACTGCAGAAACTACACTTTTTTTCGAAGAAACCGAACCACTTCGCCTTGAATGTGAACAGTTCGTCTCCTGCATCCAAAAGGGTGTCCGTCCCGTCACTGACGGAGAAAGCGCCTTGCGCGTGTTGACTGTCCTCCAGGCAAGCCAGTTGTCCCTGGATCGAGGGGGAATTCCGGTCAAGCTGAGTGAGATTACCGGAGGCGGAATCGGAGCATGA